In Nicotiana tabacum cultivar K326 chromosome 2, ASM71507v2, whole genome shotgun sequence, the following proteins share a genomic window:
- the LOC107827466 gene encoding zinc-finger homeodomain protein 4-like: MEVPNEEGEMAMPINSTYGHEHMIYHDTAPQNNHIITPPQIVTSKNGPPISTSTLETSDNVVPYKKMVKYKECLKNHAAAMGGNATDGCGEFMPSGEEGTFEFLTCSVCNCHRNFHRKETEGELIRKVYVGHPHKAFVYPASRAAPYQMIMSYNNHLGSFPYIEQEDGIINGGCGVMARPLNYQQLVKKRFRTKFSQEQKEKMLNFAEKIGWKMQKQEDAMVQQFCQEVGVKRRVLKVWMHNNKHSLAKKNSNDINLQSQI, encoded by the coding sequence ATGGAAGTTCCAAATGAAGAAGGAGAAATGGCAATGCCAATTAACAGCACATATGGGCATGAGCACATGATCTATCATGACACTGCACCACAAAATAATCACATAATAACACCCCCACAAATAGTAACTTCCAAAAATGGACCCCCAATTTCCACTAGTACCCTTGAAACCTCAGATAATGTAGTACCTTACAAGAAAATGGTGAAGTATAAGGAATGCCTCAAGAACCATGCAGCAGCTATGGGTGGAAATGCAACTGATGGATGTGGAGAATTCATGCCTAGTGGTGAAGAAGGTACTTTTGAATTCCTCACTTGCTCTGTTTGCAATTGCCACAGAAATTTCCATAGAAAAGAAACAGAAGGTGAGCTCATAAGAAAAGTTTATGTGGGACATCCTCATAAAGCATTTGTGTACCCTGCTTCTAGAGCAGCACCATATCAGATGATAATGTCTTATAATAACCATTTGGGATCATTTCCTTATATTGAGCAAGAAGATGGTATAATAAATGGTGGTTGTGGGGTTATGGCTAGGCCACTTAACTATCAACAATTGGTGAAGAAGAGATTCAGGACAAAGTTTAGTCAAGAACAAAAGGAGAAAATGCTCAACTTTGCTGAGAAAATTGGATGGAAGATGCAAAAGCAAGAGGACGCTATGGTTCAACAGTTTTGTCAAGAAGTTGGAGTTAAAAGAAGAGTACTTAAGGTTTGGATGCACAACAATAAGCACAGTCTCGCAAAGAAAAACTCCAATGACATTAATCTTCAAAGTCAAATTTGA